In a single window of the Cervus elaphus chromosome 1, mCerEla1.1, whole genome shotgun sequence genome:
- the LOC122695313 gene encoding olfactory receptor 2D3-like: MGEGNQTFVLEFTLLGLSQDPKIQILLFCVFLIIYLLSVFGNLLIIILIQTDPRLHTPMYFFLKNLSFVDLCFSTSIVPQMLIHFLVKKKAISFAGCSLHIVVFLLAGCTECALLAMMSYDRYVAVCRPLHYSTLMTQRVCVQLATVSWISGAFVCSVDSAFTLCLPYQGQNIINHYFCEPAALLKLASADTYNAGVALFSMGVIVLLSPVSLILVSYWHIIATVIRMQSGEGRLKVFSTCSSHLTVVVLYYGSGIFAYMRPNSKTMNERDKVISLFYSVMTSMLNPIIYSLRNKDVKGTLSKLAGR, translated from the coding sequence ATGGGAGAAGGAAACCAAACTTTTGTGCTTGAATTTACCTTGCTGGGACTTTCACAGGATCCAAAGATCCAAATcttgctgttctgtgttttcctgatCATTTACCTTCTCTCTGTTTTTGGAAACTTGCTCATAATAATCCTTATCCAAACTGACCCTCGACTTCAcactcccatgtacttcttcctcaaaaACTTGTCCTTTGTTGATCTTTGTTTCTCTACAAGCATCGTTCCCCAGATGTTGATCCACTTCCTTGTAAAAAAGAAAGCCATTTCCTTTGCTGGGTGCTCACTGCACATAGTTGTCTTCCTCCTAGCAGGGTGTACAGAGTGTGCTCTTCTGGCGATGATGTCCTATGACCGTTATGTGGCAGTCTGCAGGCCCCTACACTATTCTACTCTCATGACCCAGAGGGTTTGTGTCCAGTTGGCCACAGTGTCCTGGATCAGTGGGGCATTTGTATGTTCAGTGGACAGTGCATTTACACTCTGTCTCCCCTACCAGGGACAGAACATAATTAATCATTATTTTTGTGAACCTGCTGCACTCCTGAAGCTGGCTTCTGCAGACACCTACAATGCTGGAGTGGCCCTCTTTTCAATGGGTGTGATTGTTCTCCTGTCTCCTGTCTCCCTCATCCTGGTCTCTTACTGGCATATTATCGCCACTGTGATCCGGATGCAGTCAGGGGAGGGGAGGCTCAAAGTGTTCTCTACCTGTAGCTCCCATCTCACTGTTGTGGTTCTCTACTACGGCTCTGGAATATTTGCCTACATGAGACCCAATTCCAAGACAATGAATGAAAGGGATAAGGTCATTTCTTTGTTCTATTCAGTTATGACTTCAATGCTGAACCCCATAATTtacagcctgaggaacaaggATGTGAAGGGAACTCTGAGCAAACTGGCTGGAAGATAG